Proteins found in one Paenibacillus wynnii genomic segment:
- a CDS encoding TIGR00266 family protein has protein sequence MKYEVLYEGAFAMLKVNLNAGESIKAEMGAMVAMSPNVELRGTVDGGIMRGLGRMLSGEKFFFQELTATRGSSEVLLSPGSLGDVQAVELDGSYKLYVQKDGFLAGTQGIQVNTKMQNLARGFLSGEGFFIVEISGSGTVFLSSFGAIHAINLEAGEEMIIDNGHLVAWPDYMDYKIEKAASGWLNSLTSGEAIVCRFRGEGVVLVQSRNPGNFGTWIKSFVPTRS, from the coding sequence ATGAAATATGAAGTTTTGTATGAAGGCGCCTTTGCTATGCTGAAGGTGAACCTGAACGCTGGTGAAAGCATCAAAGCTGAAATGGGCGCGATGGTTGCTATGTCTCCTAATGTTGAACTAAGGGGTACTGTTGACGGCGGTATAATGCGGGGACTTGGCAGAATGCTCAGTGGAGAAAAGTTTTTCTTCCAGGAACTTACTGCAACTCGAGGATCAAGTGAAGTTTTGCTGTCGCCAGGATCATTGGGGGATGTACAAGCTGTTGAATTAGACGGATCTTATAAGCTTTATGTTCAAAAAGATGGATTTCTCGCGGGGACTCAGGGGATCCAAGTAAACACCAAGATGCAGAACTTGGCTAGAGGTTTCTTATCCGGCGAAGGATTCTTCATCGTTGAAATCAGCGGCAGCGGTACGGTCTTCCTCTCCTCTTTCGGAGCCATTCATGCGATCAACTTGGAAGCTGGAGAAGAAATGATAATTGATAACGGACATCTTGTAGCTTGGCCGGATTATATGGATTACAAAATTGAAAAGGCAGCCTCAGGTTGGTTGAACAGCTTGACTAGCGGTGAGGCCATTGTCTGCCGCTTCCGCGGTGAAGGCGTTGTACTGGTACAAAGCCGTAACCCAGGCAACTTCGGGACCTGGATTAAATCTTTTGTGCCTACCCGAAGTTAA
- a CDS encoding DHA2 family efflux MFS transporter permease subunit has protein sequence MEQTMKSDADFRISSILVPLIAIIAGVFMVVLDSTAMNVALSTLVVDFHTNLNTLQWVVTGYMLAQASVIPLSGWLSDRFGAKTVFLSAIVLFTIGSILCATPSSAEWLIAFRVIQGLGGGCVLPVAMAYVYRLSPMSKVGVVMGIMGIPVLFAPAIGPVLSGWLVQYHSWRWIFLINIPIGIVCLFIGLRKLPKVEKSQVAGVDKYGMILGPLAFASLSYGVSQGAQGWSSDKTLIGLSVGAVALIAFVIVELRTRTPLLELRVLRSIDFSAGILVQWVAQFALYGALFLLPQFLQQARGFGAFDTGLTLLPQAIASGIMMPIAGILFDKIGVRWLVVCGLSLVSGALYQYSHVDLTTESRDVILPLIMCGAGMGMMMMPMNTHLLNKAPRDLVNRVTSLTNSMQQVINSLAVSTLVTILSSRAAARGIEMREAAAQAGASVGESTPEAVLHATQLVLAKGFDDTFHIMMFVAIGGAVLGLLLRRGSKGEEDGSKKKVRPEIMHG, from the coding sequence ATGGAACAAACGATGAAGTCAGATGCGGACTTTCGGATATCCAGTATTTTAGTTCCGCTTATTGCGATCATAGCGGGCGTATTTATGGTTGTGCTGGACAGTACTGCGATGAATGTAGCTTTATCTACTCTGGTAGTGGACTTTCATACGAATTTGAATACATTGCAATGGGTGGTTACCGGGTATATGTTGGCCCAAGCCTCAGTGATTCCCCTTTCTGGTTGGTTATCCGACCGATTTGGAGCCAAGACTGTATTTTTGAGTGCTATCGTATTATTTACAATCGGATCCATACTATGTGCTACACCAAGCAGTGCCGAGTGGCTTATCGCATTCCGTGTAATACAAGGACTTGGCGGAGGTTGCGTGCTGCCGGTAGCCATGGCTTATGTCTATAGACTGAGTCCAATGAGCAAGGTCGGTGTAGTAATGGGGATTATGGGCATCCCGGTATTGTTTGCTCCGGCGATAGGACCCGTGTTATCCGGATGGTTAGTTCAATACCATTCCTGGCGTTGGATCTTTCTGATTAACATTCCAATCGGTATCGTATGTTTGTTCATTGGGTTAAGAAAACTGCCTAAGGTAGAGAAAAGTCAGGTTGCCGGAGTCGATAAATATGGCATGATCCTGGGACCGTTAGCCTTTGCTTCATTATCTTATGGGGTAAGTCAAGGAGCTCAGGGCTGGAGTTCCGATAAGACTCTTATTGGGTTGTCAGTCGGTGCTGTAGCTTTAATTGCTTTTGTTATAGTTGAATTACGTACTCGAACTCCGCTGTTGGAATTGCGAGTACTCCGCTCAATAGACTTCAGCGCAGGCATATTAGTTCAGTGGGTGGCTCAGTTCGCCCTGTATGGGGCCTTGTTTTTATTACCACAATTTCTGCAGCAAGCACGTGGATTTGGGGCATTTGATACCGGTCTAACCCTACTCCCCCAAGCGATAGCTTCCGGAATTATGATGCCGATCGCCGGAATACTATTTGATAAAATAGGGGTACGCTGGCTTGTGGTTTGCGGATTGAGTCTGGTATCGGGTGCTCTATACCAGTATTCACATGTTGATCTTACAACGGAGAGCAGGGATGTTATTCTGCCATTGATCATGTGCGGAGCCGGCATGGGGATGATGATGATGCCTATGAATACACATTTGCTCAACAAAGCGCCGCGGGATCTCGTCAATCGGGTGACTTCGTTGACTAATTCGATGCAGCAGGTTATTAATTCCTTGGCGGTATCGACACTGGTTACTATACTTAGTTCCAGAGCTGCTGCACGGGGGATTGAAATGAGGGAAGCTGCAGCACAAGCCGGTGCTTCTGTTGGAGAGTCTACGCCAGAAGCAGTTTTGCACGCTACACAGCTTGTACTGGCCAAAGGATTTGATGATACCTTCCATATCATGATGTTCGTAGCAATAGGTGGTGCAGTGTTGGGACTCTTACTGCGCAGAGGAAGCAAAGGCGAAGAAGACGGGTCCAAGAAGAAGGTTAGACCCGAAATCATGCATGGGTAA
- a CDS encoding S-layer homology domain-containing protein — protein sequence MNIKKSAITAITTISILSFTLGGQIFAAGGSFKDLDNVTGTDKIISLKDQGLIKGVTDSQFLPKNLMTAGQGIQFISGGLQLSLAAIDFNKAPIASDIFKKVKDNTWYAEAFINAHYNGVDIPKDIDPSKTMTKELFTALLVQGVEKAGNLPLIKIIPADIADDSQLDPSYQGSVQRSLIYKITTLDTNGKFNPKSELTRAEAAVMLYNALEYLKAHPAPVQ from the coding sequence ATGAACATTAAAAAAAGTGCAATAACAGCGATTACAACCATATCGATACTCTCCTTCACACTCGGAGGGCAAATCTTCGCCGCTGGAGGCAGCTTCAAAGATCTCGACAACGTTACTGGAACCGACAAAATCATTTCTCTGAAGGATCAGGGATTAATCAAGGGTGTAACGGATTCGCAATTTCTACCCAAGAATCTAATGACAGCAGGTCAAGGAATCCAATTCATCTCTGGTGGACTGCAACTTAGCTTGGCAGCTATTGATTTCAACAAAGCACCTATAGCCAGCGATATCTTCAAGAAAGTAAAAGATAATACTTGGTATGCAGAGGCTTTCATTAATGCTCACTATAATGGTGTAGATATTCCTAAAGATATCGATCCGTCCAAGACCATGACCAAGGAACTTTTCACTGCATTATTAGTGCAAGGTGTTGAGAAGGCGGGAAATCTGCCACTGATCAAAATCATACCTGCAGATATTGCAGACGATAGTCAACTAGATCCTTCGTATCAAGGAAGTGTCCAGCGTTCTTTGATATACAAAATCACTACCTTGGATACCAACGGTAAGTTTAATCCAAAAAGTGAGCTTACTCGTGCCGAAGCCGCTGTAATGTTATACAACGCCCTTGAATATTTAAAAGCGCATCCTGCTCCGGTGCAATAA
- a CDS encoding Fur family transcriptional regulator codes for MNPIEHIAQQFAAQNYKLTSQREAIVQVLLDNEKDHLSVEEVYMIVKLSYPHLGLATVYRTLELLTELHIVEKMNFGDGVARYDLRGDEQAHMHHHLICNVCGKLEEIKDDWLVDLESRLEREYGFTVTDHRLDFKGSYNTCKSTGCKKEKDCKAVS; via the coding sequence ATGAATCCCATAGAACACATAGCCCAACAGTTTGCAGCACAAAACTATAAATTAACATCACAACGTGAAGCAATCGTACAGGTATTACTGGATAATGAGAAGGACCATTTAAGTGTGGAAGAAGTCTATATGATCGTTAAACTCAGCTATCCTCACCTTGGATTGGCGACAGTGTATCGTACATTGGAATTGTTAACGGAGCTTCATATCGTTGAGAAAATGAACTTTGGCGACGGGGTTGCGCGCTATGACTTGCGTGGTGATGAGCAGGCCCATATGCATCATCATTTAATATGTAATGTATGCGGTAAACTTGAAGAGATTAAGGATGATTGGCTGGTGGATTTGGAGAGCCGTCTGGAGCGGGAATACGGGTTCACGGTGACGGATCACCGTCTGGATTTCAAAGGCTCGTACAATACATGTAAATCAACGGGCTGCAAAAAGGAAAAAGATTGCAAGGCAGTATCTTAA
- a CDS encoding amino acid ABC transporter substrate-binding protein, which produces MKKLSLTILLALTVVLVAACGNNANNNKAAEPTAATNEGAAAPAAEQNSLEAVKASGKLRIGTEGTYAPFTFHDAAGKLTGFDVEIAEEVSKRLGVEPEFFETQWDGIFAGMDAKRFDVIFNEVSINDERKVKYDFSESYIVSKAVLIVSEDNEDIKSFADLKGKKAGQSLTSNLSKIATDNGAEIVGTEGFNQAIDLLISGRIDATVNDGLSFLDLKKQKPDVKIKVVDEIAEGSHSAAVFLKGNDELVKAVSDAITEMKSDGTYLKISEKYFGTDVSK; this is translated from the coding sequence ATGAAAAAGCTAAGTTTAACGATTTTATTGGCACTGACCGTGGTACTGGTAGCGGCATGTGGAAACAATGCCAATAACAATAAGGCTGCTGAACCAACTGCGGCAACGAATGAGGGCGCTGCTGCACCAGCTGCTGAACAGAATAGTCTTGAGGCTGTTAAAGCAAGCGGCAAGCTGCGTATCGGTACAGAAGGTACATATGCTCCATTTACCTTCCATGATGCAGCTGGTAAACTTACAGGCTTTGATGTTGAAATAGCTGAGGAAGTTTCCAAACGTTTGGGCGTGGAACCTGAGTTCTTCGAAACTCAATGGGACGGAATTTTCGCCGGGATGGATGCTAAACGTTTCGATGTTATCTTTAATGAAGTTTCCATTAATGACGAACGCAAAGTCAAATATGACTTCTCCGAATCTTACATCGTTTCCAAAGCCGTGCTGATTGTTAGCGAAGATAATGAAGACATTAAGTCCTTTGCGGACCTGAAGGGTAAGAAGGCTGGTCAATCACTTACCAGTAACCTTTCCAAGATTGCTACTGACAATGGTGCTGAGATCGTAGGTACTGAAGGTTTCAATCAGGCGATTGACTTGCTGATCTCTGGTCGTATTGATGCAACGGTTAATGACGGACTGTCTTTCCTAGACTTGAAAAAGCAAAAGCCGGATGTAAAAATTAAAGTGGTTGATGAAATCGCTGAAGGTTCACATAGTGCTGCGGTCTTCTTAAAAGGTAATGACGAGTTAGTCAAAGCCGTGAGTGATGCCATCACTGAAATGAAGAGCGACGGAACATACCTGAAAATTTCCGAGAAATATTTTGGGACTGACGTTTCCAAATAA
- a CDS encoding amino acid ABC transporter permease, which yields MDNHKIQILMDSLLPLLKAGVAFTIPLTLVSFAIGLLLAVLTALVRLSSWRIPKLIAGFYVWVIRGTPLLLQLFIIFYGLPAVGIILEPFTAAVIGFSLSVGAYSSEIVRAAIISIHKGQWEAAFSVGMTRGQALRRVILPQAARVSVPPLANSFISLVKDTSLAASITYVEMFRTAQQVVAATYEPLLLYCEAGVIYLIFSTVLSTLQNYLEKRFDRYSAS from the coding sequence ATGGATAACCACAAAATACAAATCTTAATGGATTCTTTGCTGCCCCTGCTTAAAGCCGGGGTGGCTTTTACAATTCCACTCACTCTCGTTTCATTTGCAATTGGATTATTGCTAGCTGTATTAACCGCACTGGTTCGCCTTTCCTCTTGGAGAATTCCGAAGTTGATTGCCGGTTTCTATGTATGGGTCATTCGGGGAACACCGCTATTACTGCAGCTCTTTATTATCTTTTATGGTTTGCCTGCAGTTGGAATTATATTGGAACCATTTACAGCCGCTGTTATTGGTTTCTCACTAAGTGTGGGTGCCTATTCTTCAGAAATTGTACGTGCTGCTATAATATCCATACATAAAGGCCAATGGGAAGCTGCTTTCTCCGTGGGCATGACCCGCGGTCAGGCATTACGCCGTGTCATATTGCCGCAAGCTGCGAGAGTTTCCGTTCCGCCACTCGCGAACTCCTTTATTAGTCTGGTCAAGGACACATCGCTTGCTGCAAGTATCACGTATGTAGAAATGTTCAGAACTGCCCAACAAGTTGTAGCTGCAACCTATGAGCCGCTGCTGCTGTATTGTGAAGCAGGTGTGATTTACCTGATATTCAGCACCGTTCTGTCCACTCTGCAAAACTACCTGGAGAAGCGGTTTGACCGATACTCTGCGAGTTAA
- a CDS encoding helix-turn-helix domain-containing protein — MSQAAACHVLSAGFSFHRKPFHMSQSEGIKNYLLRLQTEGRSRALIDGVISPVESGDLMLFAPNDPYYLIIDKENYPVGKPRIESGDYHIFCGGEWVEEWWKRTSRPSRISIPLSDGFLGLFRQLVLEQRRLSDFSPEISGCYLQILCMEIDRIISDKPAISPKSYLASRMKQYVEEHAAFPFRLEDVAAHVDISVSRAVHLFKDSFGTSIVKYVNDVRLEMARERITFSPMPLEHVAETCGFANYTYFHRIFRNRFGMSPKEFRVFSRERI, encoded by the coding sequence ATGTCCCAAGCAGCTGCCTGTCATGTTTTGTCTGCCGGCTTTTCCTTTCACCGCAAGCCATTTCATATGTCACAGAGTGAAGGAATTAAAAATTATCTCCTCCGTCTTCAGACGGAAGGGCGAAGCAGAGCTTTAATTGATGGAGTTATTTCTCCCGTAGAAAGCGGAGATCTGATGTTGTTCGCCCCTAACGATCCGTATTATCTAATTATCGATAAAGAAAACTACCCAGTAGGCAAACCCCGTATCGAAAGCGGCGATTATCACATCTTTTGCGGAGGAGAATGGGTGGAAGAATGGTGGAAGCGGACCTCACGTCCATCTCGCATTAGCATTCCTCTGAGTGACGGGTTTTTAGGCCTATTCCGTCAGCTTGTGCTTGAGCAGCGGAGATTATCCGACTTCTCTCCGGAAATTTCAGGATGTTACCTGCAAATACTATGTATGGAAATTGATCGAATCATATCCGATAAACCGGCGATATCCCCCAAAAGCTATCTGGCATCACGGATGAAGCAATATGTTGAGGAGCACGCAGCCTTTCCATTCCGTTTGGAGGATGTGGCTGCCCATGTGGATATTTCTGTTTCGAGAGCGGTTCATCTATTTAAAGATTCCTTCGGAACCAGTATTGTTAAATATGTTAATGATGTACGGCTTGAAATGGCCAGAGAACGAATAACTTTCAGCCCTATGCCCCTTGAGCATGTAGCAGAGACTTGTGGTTTTGCCAATTACACCTATTTTCACCGGATATTTCGGAATCGATTTGGCATGTCACCCAAGGAATTTCGAGTCTTCAGCAGAGAGAGAATATAA
- a CDS encoding amino acid ABC transporter ATP-binding protein — protein sequence MIEIQDLHKSFGSLEVLKGINLKLEHGKVLVIIGPSGSGKTTLLRCFNLLEVPDRGSIVLSDTKLDFTNVKKVPQNSVLELRRKTGMVFQSYNLFPHMTVLGNVMEGQITVQKLPKEDARKRALALLDKVGLSEKADSYPHQLSGGQQQRVGIARAMAVEPEVLLFDEPTSALDPELVGDVLKVIKQLAAEGMTMVIVTHEMKFAADVADTIILMDNGLILEQGTPQEVLVHPKSPRARQFLNRLSGEAE from the coding sequence TTGATTGAGATACAGGATTTGCATAAATCATTTGGATCGCTTGAAGTATTGAAAGGCATTAACCTGAAGCTTGAACATGGCAAGGTACTTGTTATTATTGGTCCTTCCGGTTCCGGTAAAACGACTTTACTCCGGTGTTTTAACCTACTGGAGGTTCCTGACCGAGGGAGTATTGTCCTTAGTGATACAAAACTCGATTTCACCAATGTTAAAAAGGTTCCACAAAATAGTGTTCTGGAGCTTCGCAGAAAAACAGGGATGGTCTTTCAATCCTACAACCTTTTCCCACATATGACCGTACTTGGGAATGTGATGGAGGGACAGATCACAGTCCAGAAGTTGCCTAAAGAGGATGCTCGTAAACGAGCTTTGGCATTGTTGGATAAGGTAGGGCTTTCTGAAAAAGCAGATTCATATCCTCATCAGTTATCCGGCGGACAGCAGCAGCGGGTAGGTATTGCCCGAGCGATGGCTGTTGAACCGGAGGTACTGCTGTTCGATGAGCCTACATCAGCCCTTGATCCTGAATTGGTCGGTGATGTGCTGAAGGTTATTAAGCAGCTGGCTGCTGAAGGGATGACTATGGTTATCGTCACTCATGAGATGAAGTTTGCTGCAGATGTGGCGGATACAATTATTCTGATGGATAATGGTCTTATCTTAGAGCAAGGAACTCCTCAGGAGGTACTGGTACATCCGAAGAGCCCGCGTGCGCGGCAATTTCTAAATCGGCTGAGCGGGGAAGCAGAATAG